In Acidimicrobiales bacterium, the following proteins share a genomic window:
- a CDS encoding FadD3 family acyl-CoA ligase: MRGDLEWGTIPNLARSAAERFADDEALVDGDARLTFADLWTEARHAAKAYVAAGVEAGDRVAIWAPNIWEWPVALLGLQAAGAVAVPLNTRFKGGEAAYVLSRSRARLLVTVDGFLGNDYVAMLADQELPHLERIVVLRPVEGGAEDRPGVPPVVPWIDFLLEGAKVDDAVVDERLAALSPDDVSDIMFTSGTTGAPKGVMAAHGPTVRAYADWADLVGLRRGDRYLVLNPFFHSFGYRAGIVSSLAAGATMVPQAVFDVPEAMRNIADHRITMLPGAPAIYQTILNHPDLADFDLSSLRLAVTGAAAVPVSLVERMWSDLGFETVLTAYGLTEATGFVTSCRADDDARTVSETSGRAIPGVEVRIVSDDGVALPAGETGEIVVRGYQVMLGYFEDPEQTAEAVDVDGWLHTGDVGWMDEQGYVRITDRLKDMYIVGGFNAYPAEIENLLSRHPDIGQVAVIGVPDERLGEVGVAFVVPAVGHTPEPDAIVAWAREQMANYKVPRHVRIVDALPLNPSGKVLKYQLRDEVAR; the protein is encoded by the coding sequence ATGCGAGGCGATCTCGAGTGGGGGACGATCCCGAACCTGGCCCGGTCGGCCGCCGAGCGCTTCGCCGACGACGAGGCCCTGGTCGACGGTGACGCCCGGCTGACCTTCGCCGACCTCTGGACCGAGGCCCGCCACGCCGCCAAGGCGTACGTCGCGGCGGGGGTCGAGGCCGGCGACCGGGTGGCGATCTGGGCGCCCAACATCTGGGAGTGGCCGGTCGCCCTGCTGGGCCTCCAGGCCGCCGGGGCTGTGGCCGTGCCGCTCAACACCCGTTTCAAGGGTGGCGAGGCCGCCTACGTGCTCAGCCGCAGCCGGGCCCGACTGCTGGTCACCGTCGACGGCTTCCTCGGCAACGACTACGTGGCGATGCTCGCCGACCAGGAGCTCCCGCACCTCGAGCGCATCGTGGTGCTGCGGCCGGTCGAGGGTGGCGCAGAGGACCGGCCGGGCGTCCCGCCGGTGGTCCCGTGGATCGACTTCCTGCTGGAGGGCGCCAAGGTCGACGACGCCGTGGTCGACGAGCGCCTCGCCGCCCTCTCGCCCGACGACGTGAGCGACATCATGTTCACCTCGGGCACCACCGGGGCACCGAAGGGCGTGATGGCCGCCCACGGACCGACGGTGCGGGCGTACGCCGACTGGGCCGACCTCGTCGGGCTCCGCCGGGGCGACCGCTACCTGGTGCTCAACCCGTTCTTCCACTCGTTCGGCTACCGGGCCGGCATCGTGTCGTCGCTGGCGGCGGGGGCGACGATGGTCCCCCAGGCCGTGTTCGACGTGCCCGAGGCCATGCGCAACATCGCCGACCACCGGATCACGATGCTCCCGGGCGCGCCGGCCATCTACCAGACCATCCTCAACCACCCCGACCTGGCCGACTTCGACCTCTCGTCGCTGCGGCTGGCGGTGACCGGCGCCGCCGCCGTCCCCGTGTCCCTGGTGGAGCGGATGTGGTCGGACCTCGGCTTCGAGACGGTGCTGACGGCGTACGGGCTCACCGAGGCGACCGGCTTCGTCACCTCGTGCCGGGCCGACGACGACGCCCGGACCGTCTCCGAGACGTCCGGCCGGGCCATCCCCGGTGTCGAGGTGCGGATCGTGTCCGACGACGGCGTGGCGCTGCCCGCCGGCGAGACGGGCGAGATCGTGGTGCGGGGCTACCAGGTGATGCTCGGCTACTTCGAGGACCCGGAGCAGACCGCCGAGGCCGTCGACGTCGACGGCTGGCTGCACACCGGCGACGTGGGCTGGATGGACGAGCAGGGCTACGTCCGGATCACCGATCGCCTGAAGGACATGTACATCGTCGGCGGGTTCAACGCCTACCCGGCGGAGATCGAGAACCTGCTGTCGCGGCACCCCGACATCGGGCAGGTCGCGGTGATCGGGGTGCCCGACGAACGGCTCGGCGAGGTGGGCGTGGCGTTCGTGGTGCCGGCCGTCGGCCACACGCCCGAGCCCGACGCCATCGTCGCCTGGGCCCGCGAGCAGATGGCCAACTACAAGGTGCCGCGCCACGTGCGCATCGTCGACGCCCTGCCGCTCAACCCCTCCGGCAAGGTCCTGAAGTACCAGCTACGAGACGAGGTCGCCCGATGA
- a CDS encoding LLM class F420-dependent oxidoreductase, with product MRFCQSLMFADPAQWVELARHAEDVGFDQVALSDHVFYPESMTSVYPYTPDGTPLFPPDTAWPDVWVMVGAMASVTSRITFTTNVYVLPLRNPFVVAKAVGTAAFLSGDRVSLGIGAGWMKEEFDQLEQPFARRGKRMDEQVEVLRKLWQGGLVEHHGEFYDFDKLQMAPVPSRPVPIIVGGHSEIALRRAAQRGDGWVGIYYTRDELRGYVARLDELRSEAGRADEPFDVQASIIDAPPTADVVAQLEGMGVTTLLTSAWMMEGLTNASLDDNKRALDSFAERYIEPLR from the coding sequence ATGAGGTTCTGCCAGTCGCTGATGTTCGCCGATCCGGCCCAGTGGGTGGAGCTGGCGCGCCACGCCGAGGACGTGGGCTTCGACCAGGTGGCGCTGTCCGACCACGTCTTCTACCCCGAGAGCATGACCTCGGTGTACCCCTACACCCCCGACGGCACGCCGCTGTTCCCGCCGGACACCGCGTGGCCCGACGTGTGGGTGATGGTCGGGGCGATGGCGTCGGTGACCAGCCGCATCACCTTCACGACCAACGTGTACGTGCTGCCGTTGCGCAACCCGTTCGTGGTGGCCAAGGCGGTGGGTACGGCGGCGTTCCTGTCGGGCGACCGGGTGTCGCTGGGGATCGGGGCCGGCTGGATGAAGGAGGAGTTCGACCAGCTGGAGCAGCCGTTCGCCCGCCGGGGCAAGCGCATGGACGAGCAGGTGGAGGTGCTGCGGAAGCTGTGGCAGGGCGGCCTCGTGGAGCACCACGGCGAGTTCTACGACTTCGACAAGCTGCAGATGGCGCCGGTGCCGTCGAGGCCCGTGCCGATCATCGTCGGCGGCCACAGCGAGATCGCCCTGCGCCGGGCGGCCCAGCGGGGCGACGGCTGGGTGGGGATCTACTACACGCGTGACGAGCTGCGGGGCTACGTCGCCCGGCTCGACGAGCTGCGCTCCGAGGCGGGGCGGGCCGACGAGCCGTTCGATGTCCAGGCCTCCATCATCGACGCCCCGCCCACGGCCGACGTCGTCGCCCAGCTCGAGGGCATGGGCGTCACCACGCTGCTGACGTCCGCCTGGATGATGGAGGGTCTCACCAACGCCTCGCTCGACGACAACAAGCGGGCCCTCGACAGCTTCGCCGAGCGCTACATCGAGCCGCTGCGATGA
- a CDS encoding TetR family transcriptional regulator: MADAASLDENEDVRASDGRVPGRRGRATRQKLLDQTAEMLRNTAYRDLKVIDIARGAGTSPATFYQYFGDVEAAILLLGEEMALDSSRLVRMIQQGSWRGKGGYETALAFADEFIEFWDEHRPVLRVVDLSTDEGDRRFRNVRVRWLNSLTKAFAEVTDTFQAEGKNRGFDAMANAGVLVTMIANVAAHHYGFEFWGIRTADVRVALARHIYWGVTGQRPPD; encoded by the coding sequence GTGGCCGACGCAGCATCGCTCGACGAGAACGAGGACGTCCGTGCCTCGGACGGGCGAGTGCCGGGGCGACGAGGTCGTGCCACGCGCCAGAAGCTGCTCGACCAGACCGCGGAGATGCTCCGCAACACCGCGTACCGCGACCTCAAGGTGATCGACATCGCCCGGGGCGCGGGCACCTCGCCGGCGACCTTCTACCAGTACTTCGGCGACGTCGAGGCGGCGATCCTGCTGCTCGGCGAGGAGATGGCGCTCGACAGCAGCCGGCTCGTCCGCATGATCCAGCAGGGGTCGTGGCGGGGCAAGGGCGGCTACGAGACGGCGCTGGCGTTCGCCGACGAGTTCATCGAGTTCTGGGACGAGCACCGGCCCGTGCTGCGGGTGGTCGACCTGAGCACCGACGAGGGCGACCGGCGGTTCCGCAACGTGCGGGTGCGCTGGCTCAACAGCCTCACCAAGGCGTTCGCCGAGGTCACCGACACGTTCCAGGCCGAGGGCAAGAACCGGGGCTTCGACGCCATGGCCAACGCGGGTGTGCTGGTCACGATGATCGCCAACGTGGCGGCGCACCACTACGGCTTCGAGTTCTGGGGCATCCGCACGGCCGACGTCCGGGTCGCCCTGGCCCGCCACATCTACTGGGGCGTGACCGGCCAACGCCCCCCCGACTGA
- a CDS encoding LLM class F420-dependent oxidoreductase, whose product MTGVGYGIQLPIQAQSPVFADEWEASAGVQELVAITRAAEDAGLFYVAVCDHIAIPRSRAEAMGTTWYDTIATLSYLAGVTSRVGLMSHVAVGGYRHPLQTAKQWATLDALSGGRTILGVGAGHVEGEFQALGLDFAARGAVLDEALDALRAAFSDEFSSHHGKVWSYDDMGIRPRPVQARIPIWVGGSTPAAIRRAALRGDGWLPQGPPPDGMAGGIARLRALRESAGVADEPFVVGALSGPLYVGSPSWDVGRSVVGPPERLAKYLQTLVDVGVEQIQVRFKSRDAAEQCDQLAAFGAEVMPLVGC is encoded by the coding sequence ATGACGGGGGTCGGGTACGGGATCCAGCTGCCGATCCAGGCTCAGTCGCCGGTGTTCGCCGACGAGTGGGAGGCGTCGGCGGGGGTGCAGGAGCTGGTGGCGATCACCCGGGCGGCCGAGGACGCGGGGCTGTTCTACGTCGCCGTGTGCGACCACATCGCCATCCCCCGGTCGCGGGCCGAAGCGATGGGGACCACCTGGTACGACACCATCGCCACGCTCTCGTACCTCGCCGGGGTCACGTCGCGGGTGGGGCTCATGTCGCACGTCGCCGTCGGCGGCTACCGGCATCCGCTGCAGACGGCCAAGCAGTGGGCCACGCTCGACGCGCTGTCGGGCGGGCGGACGATCCTCGGCGTCGGGGCGGGGCACGTCGAGGGGGAGTTCCAGGCGCTGGGGCTCGACTTCGCGGCGCGGGGTGCCGTGCTTGACGAGGCGCTCGACGCCCTCCGGGCCGCGTTCTCCGACGAGTTCTCGTCGCACCACGGGAAGGTCTGGTCGTACGACGACATGGGCATCCGGCCCCGGCCGGTGCAGGCCCGCATCCCCATCTGGGTGGGCGGGTCGACCCCGGCGGCGATCCGTCGGGCTGCTCTCCGGGGCGACGGCTGGCTGCCCCAGGGGCCACCGCCCGACGGGATGGCCGGCGGCATCGCCCGGCTGCGGGCACTGCGGGAGTCGGCGGGCGTGGCCGACGAGCCGTTCGTGGTGGGGGCGCTGTCGGGGCCGCTGTACGTGGGGTCGCCGTCGTGGGACGTGGGCCGTTCGGTCGTCGGGCCGCCCGAGCGGCTGGCGAAGTACCTGCAAACGCTGGTCGACGTGGGCGTCGAGCAGATCCAGGTGCGGTTCAAGAGCCGTGACGCCGCCGAGCAGTGCGACCAGCTCGCGGCGTTCGGCGCCGAGGTCATGCCGCTGGTCGGCTGCTAA
- a CDS encoding SDR family oxidoreductase — MTLLEGKVALVAGVGPGMGREIALLFARNGASLVLGARRTEKVDEVAAEVADLGAKAEVVRLDITDQASCQDAVSRATDTFGGLDVLVNNAFHQGDFTTFEESDPDSWRHVMDVNLWGTLQMTRTAVPALKAQGGGHIVMINSMSAWRHEVRFGAYTISKAALESATRMLALELGEHGIRANSVHPGYIYGDSVKLYFDILADQRGVTSQEVYDEVAAETCLKYLPTPAEIAGSVLFFASELSAPVSGQSLGVNAGHWMH, encoded by the coding sequence ATGACGTTGTTGGAGGGGAAGGTGGCCCTGGTGGCGGGGGTCGGGCCGGGGATGGGGCGGGAGATCGCCCTGCTGTTCGCCCGGAACGGCGCCAGCCTGGTGCTGGGCGCCCGGCGGACCGAGAAGGTCGACGAGGTGGCGGCCGAGGTGGCCGACCTGGGGGCCAAGGCCGAGGTGGTCCGGCTCGACATCACCGACCAGGCGTCGTGCCAGGACGCGGTGTCCCGGGCCACCGACACGTTCGGCGGGCTCGACGTGCTGGTGAACAACGCGTTCCACCAGGGCGACTTCACCACGTTCGAGGAGAGTGACCCCGACAGCTGGCGCCACGTCATGGACGTCAACCTGTGGGGGACCCTGCAGATGACCCGGACGGCCGTGCCCGCCCTGAAGGCGCAGGGCGGCGGGCACATCGTGATGATCAACAGCATGTCGGCGTGGCGCCACGAGGTGCGCTTCGGGGCCTACACGATCTCGAAGGCGGCGCTCGAGTCCGCCACCCGGATGCTCGCCCTCGAGCTGGGAGAGCACGGCATCCGGGCCAACAGCGTGCACCCGGGCTACATCTACGGGGACTCGGTGAAGCTGTACTTCGACATCCTGGCCGATCAGCGGGGCGTGACGTCCCAGGAGGTGTACGACGAGGTGGCCGCCGAGACCTGCCTCAAGTACCTGCCCACCCCCGCCGAGATCGCCGGGTCGGTGCTGTTCTTCGCCTCCGAGCTGTCGGCGCCCGTGTCCGGCCAGAGCCTGGGCGTCAACGCCGGGCACTGGATGCACTGA
- a CDS encoding EthD domain-containing protein, giving the protein MIRLTALLRRNPALSAEEFQAHWRDVHGPLILSVPGIDRWVVRYEQHTRASLPAGSWTGTEDVDGITLQWFRSYDDFLAMISDPVYQSTVGPDEKHLVDLDRSVFLLTEEPRVVIDGAV; this is encoded by the coding sequence GTGATCCGCCTCACTGCGTTGCTGCGGCGCAACCCCGCCCTGTCGGCCGAGGAGTTCCAGGCCCACTGGCGTGACGTCCACGGGCCGCTGATCCTGTCGGTGCCCGGGATCGACCGGTGGGTGGTGCGCTACGAGCAGCACACCCGGGCGTCGCTGCCGGCGGGGTCGTGGACGGGGACCGAGGACGTCGACGGCATCACGCTCCAGTGGTTCCGCTCCTACGACGACTTCCTGGCGATGATCTCCGACCCGGTGTACCAATCGACGGTCGGGCCGGACGAGAAGCACCTGGTCGACCTCGACCGTTCCGTGTTCCTGCTCACCGAGGAGCCGAGGGTGGTGATCGACGGTGCCGTCTGA
- a CDS encoding SDR family oxidoreductase: MPSDPAPRVALVVGGGSGIGKATARLLSEAGDRVVVADLDISNAEADLAVKTDVTDTAAVDAMLAAVVDAFGRLDVAVNSAGVSGTYGNTVDQEVDEWRRVIDVNLTSVFLCVRAELRQMQAQDPAGGVIVNVASAAGEMGVPGLAHYAASKHGVIGLTKTAALEVARSGIRVNAVLPGTVRTPMLQRFAGGDDAVTAMGKTMPIGRAAEPDEIAQAITWLTTPAAAYITGTALPVDGGALAT, translated from the coding sequence GTGCCGTCTGATCCGGCCCCCCGGGTCGCCCTGGTCGTCGGCGGCGGCTCCGGCATCGGCAAGGCGACGGCCCGCCTCCTGTCCGAGGCCGGCGATCGTGTGGTCGTGGCCGACCTCGACATCTCGAACGCGGAGGCCGACCTCGCGGTCAAGACCGACGTGACCGATACGGCCGCCGTCGACGCCATGCTCGCGGCGGTGGTCGACGCCTTCGGGCGCCTCGACGTCGCCGTGAACTCCGCCGGCGTGTCGGGCACCTACGGCAACACCGTCGACCAGGAGGTCGACGAGTGGCGCCGGGTGATCGACGTGAACCTCACGTCGGTGTTCCTGTGCGTGCGGGCCGAGCTGCGCCAGATGCAGGCCCAGGACCCGGCGGGCGGCGTGATCGTCAACGTCGCCTCAGCGGCGGGGGAGATGGGCGTGCCCGGCCTGGCGCACTACGCGGCGTCGAAGCACGGGGTGATCGGCCTCACGAAGACGGCCGCGCTCGAGGTCGCCCGCAGCGGCATCCGGGTGAACGCCGTGCTCCCCGGCACCGTCCGCACCCCGATGCTCCAGCGCTTCGCCGGCGGTGACGACGCCGTCACCGCGATGGGCAAGACCATGCCCATCGGCCGCGCCGCCGAGCCCGACGAGATCGCCCAAGCCATCACCTGGCTCACGACCCCCGCCGCTGCCTACATCACCGGCACCGCGCTCCCCGTCGACGGCGGCGCCCTCGCCACCTGA
- a CDS encoding ABC transporter permease → MIRISLISLWARRRRLMGTTLAVFLGVAFLSGTLVLGDTLSANFDRLFAEVSAGTDVVVRSDSSISNEDDIDGGRAPLDQSLVSSLASVDGVDVAEGQVVGYGALADKDGEPVGGNGPPRLAGSWIDTPGLNPYELAEGRAPETSDEVVVNRGAAELADVSVGDTAVVQTPEPVEVTVVGISTFGGTDGLGQTTWTAFTLEGAQEHVTKRPDEVSTILLQADDGVSSAELRSRVDRALPDGVEAITGADLAGERTDAISAEFLDMLRTFLVVFAGIALVVATLSIANTFSITVAQRTRELALVRAVGASRRQLRRTVAIEALGIGLVASVAGVVAGVGVAATLKGVFDAFGFALPAGGLEIKPLSMTAAFVVGVTVTYIAARSAARRAASLAPVEAMRDAAVEPSALGRVRLVLGSVVGVGGVALTLVGASADAVVLTGVGAVGMVVATLLLAPAGLSPVAGVLGGGLRRLRGVNGMLAEQNARRNPRRSAATATALVVGVAVVALFTVFAASTKQALAEQVADDFAADLAVSTPSFGGGRLSPELASELSSMDEVAGVVGLGGGAADVDGSNAQVTATSPGDLTDVGGIEPLAGSFDSVGDDGIAISETRADDEGWSLGSSVELAFVDGARESVEVRAIYPDNSLLGGLVVDDALWDAHNVQPADTTVLVDVASGVSIDDAKAAITPVADSHGGDVQDGSELAATAGQGLDLLLGVVYVLLALAVVIALLGIGNTLSLAVHERRRELGLLRAVGQTRRQVRSVLRLESVIVALFGTVVGLVLGSYLGWALFATLWTDGSGGFTLPILRLLVIAVMGALAGVLAARRPARRAARTPILEAIAST, encoded by the coding sequence ATGATCCGCATCAGCCTCATCTCACTGTGGGCACGGCGCCGACGCCTCATGGGCACCACGCTCGCCGTGTTCCTCGGTGTCGCCTTCCTGAGCGGCACCCTCGTGCTCGGCGACACGCTGAGCGCCAACTTCGACCGGCTGTTCGCCGAGGTGTCGGCCGGCACCGACGTGGTCGTGCGCAGCGACTCGTCCATCTCCAACGAGGACGACATCGACGGCGGGCGGGCCCCGCTCGACCAGTCGCTGGTCTCGTCGCTGGCGTCGGTCGACGGTGTCGACGTCGCCGAAGGGCAGGTCGTCGGTTACGGCGCCCTGGCCGACAAGGACGGCGAGCCCGTCGGCGGCAACGGCCCGCCCCGCCTCGCCGGCAGCTGGATCGACACACCGGGGTTGAACCCCTACGAGCTGGCCGAGGGCCGCGCTCCCGAGACGTCCGACGAGGTCGTCGTCAACCGGGGTGCCGCCGAGCTGGCCGACGTGTCGGTGGGTGACACCGCGGTCGTCCAGACCCCCGAGCCGGTGGAGGTCACCGTGGTCGGCATCTCGACCTTCGGCGGCACCGACGGCCTGGGTCAGACCACCTGGACCGCCTTCACGTTGGAGGGCGCACAGGAGCACGTCACGAAGCGGCCCGACGAGGTGTCGACCATCCTGCTGCAGGCCGACGACGGCGTGTCGAGCGCCGAGCTGCGGTCGCGGGTCGATCGGGCGCTGCCCGACGGCGTGGAGGCCATCACCGGGGCGGACCTGGCCGGCGAGCGCACCGACGCCATCTCGGCCGAGTTCCTCGACATGCTGCGGACCTTCCTGGTGGTGTTCGCCGGGATCGCCCTGGTCGTCGCCACCCTGAGCATCGCCAACACCTTCTCGATCACGGTGGCGCAGCGGACCCGCGAGCTGGCGCTCGTGCGGGCCGTCGGCGCCTCCCGCCGGCAACTGCGCCGGACCGTGGCGATCGAGGCGCTGGGGATCGGGCTGGTCGCCTCGGTTGCGGGCGTGGTCGCCGGCGTGGGCGTGGCCGCGACGCTGAAGGGCGTGTTCGACGCCTTCGGCTTCGCCCTGCCCGCCGGTGGGCTGGAGATCAAGCCCCTGTCGATGACCGCCGCCTTCGTGGTGGGCGTGACCGTCACGTACATCGCGGCCCGGTCCGCGGCCCGACGTGCCGCCTCTCTGGCGCCGGTCGAGGCCATGCGCGACGCGGCAGTCGAGCCCTCGGCGCTCGGCCGGGTGCGGCTGGTGCTGGGCTCGGTGGTCGGTGTCGGCGGTGTCGCCCTGACGCTGGTCGGCGCCTCGGCCGATGCCGTGGTGCTCACCGGCGTGGGTGCGGTCGGCATGGTCGTGGCGACCCTGCTGCTGGCACCGGCCGGCCTGTCGCCGGTCGCCGGTGTGCTGGGTGGCGGGCTGCGCCGCCTGCGGGGCGTCAACGGGATGCTGGCCGAGCAGAACGCCCGACGGAACCCCCGTCGCTCGGCGGCCACCGCCACCGCTCTGGTGGTCGGCGTCGCCGTGGTGGCCCTGTTCACGGTGTTCGCCGCCTCGACCAAGCAGGCCCTGGCCGAGCAGGTGGCCGACGACTTCGCCGCCGACCTGGCCGTGTCCACCCCGTCGTTCGGCGGTGGCCGGCTGAGCCCCGAGCTGGCCTCGGAGCTGTCGTCGATGGACGAGGTCGCCGGTGTGGTCGGCCTGGGTGGCGGGGCCGCCGACGTCGACGGGTCCAACGCCCAGGTGACGGCCACGTCGCCGGGTGACCTGACCGACGTGGGTGGCATCGAGCCGCTGGCCGGGTCGTTCGACTCGGTAGGCGACGACGGGATCGCCATCTCGGAGACCCGGGCCGACGACGAGGGCTGGTCGCTCGGCTCCTCCGTCGAGCTCGCCTTCGTGGACGGCGCCCGGGAGTCGGTCGAGGTGCGGGCGATCTACCCGGACAACTCGCTGCTCGGCGGCCTGGTCGTCGACGACGCCCTGTGGGACGCCCACAACGTCCAGCCTGCGGACACGACGGTGCTGGTCGACGTGGCGTCCGGGGTGTCGATCGACGACGCCAAGGCCGCCATCACCCCGGTGGCCGACAGCCACGGCGGCGACGTGCAGGACGGCTCGGAGCTGGCGGCCACCGCCGGCCAGGGGCTCGACCTGCTGCTCGGCGTGGTGTACGTGCTGCTGGCGCTGGCCGTGGTGATCGCCCTGCTGGGCATCGGCAACACGCTGTCGCTGGCGGTGCACGAGCGGCGCCGGGAGCTCGGGCTGCTGCGGGCGGTGGGCCAGACCCGCCGTCAGGTGCGGTCGGTGCTGCGGCTGGAGTCGGTGATCGTGGCGCTGTTCGGCACGGTCGTCGGGCTGGTGCTCGGGTCGTACCTGGGTTGGGCGCTGTTCGCCACGCTGTGGACCGACGGCTCGGGTGGCTTCACCCTGCCGATCCTCCGCCTGCTGGTGATCGCGGTCATGGGCGCCCTCGCCGGCGTCCTCGCCGCCCGCCGCCCCGCCCGCCGTGCGGCCCGCACCCCCATCCTGGAAGCCATCGCCTCCACCTGA
- a CDS encoding ABC transporter ATP-binding protein, whose product MARNSSRTIPAPAPGPPVGAGRDDLDAAPAAARAERATKVYGTGPAAVRALDEATLSIPTGRLTAVMGPSGSGKSTLLQCMAGLDTLTDGSVHIGDDDLAELSDNDLTLLRRERVGFVFQAYNLVPTLTARDNILLPLTLGGRSPDPAWFEQVVTTVGLADRLTHHPSELSGGQQQRVAVARALVTRPELVFADEPTGNLDSHSGAEILGFLRHAVDTFGQTVVMVTHDPVAAAYADSVVFLADGRPVDSMESPTAQRVLDRMKAFGETSGPTKEIRS is encoded by the coding sequence ATGGCACGAAACTCCTCCCGCACCATCCCTGCACCTGCACCCGGACCGCCCGTCGGCGCCGGTCGTGACGACCTCGACGCCGCTCCCGCGGCGGCCCGCGCCGAACGGGCCACCAAGGTGTACGGCACCGGCCCGGCCGCCGTCCGAGCGCTCGACGAGGCCACGCTCAGCATCCCGACCGGGCGGCTCACCGCCGTCATGGGGCCCTCCGGCTCCGGCAAGTCGACGCTGCTGCAGTGCATGGCCGGGCTCGACACGCTCACCGACGGCAGCGTCCACATCGGCGACGACGACCTGGCCGAGCTGTCCGACAACGACCTCACCCTGCTGCGGCGGGAGCGGGTCGGCTTCGTGTTCCAGGCGTACAACCTGGTCCCGACGCTGACGGCCCGCGACAACATCCTGCTGCCCCTCACCCTGGGCGGCCGCTCGCCGGACCCGGCGTGGTTCGAGCAGGTGGTCACCACCGTCGGCCTGGCCGACCGGCTCACGCACCACCCCAGCGAGCTCTCCGGCGGCCAGCAGCAGCGCGTCGCCGTCGCCCGGGCGCTGGTCACCCGGCCCGAGCTGGTGTTCGCCGACGAGCCCACCGGCAACCTCGACTCCCACTCGGGCGCCGAGATCCTCGGGTTCCTCCGCCACGCGGTCGACACGTTCGGCCAGACCGTGGTGATGGTCACCCACGACCCGGTGGCGGCCGCCTACGCCGACTCCGTGGTGTTCCTCGCCGACGGGCGTCCGGTCGACTCGATGGAGTCGCCCACCGCCCAGCGCGTCCTCGACCGCATGAAGGCCTTCGGCGAGACGTCGGGCCCCACGAAGGAGATCCGGTCATGA
- a CDS encoding histidine kinase, producing MLTWVQDRRHLLQEALLLAVVGFVTVVGTYFASQNQPDRNYGVAGALLLGAGVVSLAFRNRFPAATLAAAVTFTLTYWSLGYARGPVFLPMIVALVTVVFKGRRVAAITALVVGFVGFPWLPYLLDDGDRPAVVHMVALAAWLVALISITETVRYRRDRAEAAALSQTEALRRRETEERLRIARELHDVVAHNMSLISLQAGVALHLMDQQPEQARTSLTTIKQASKDALVELRSILGVLRQIDEAGDDGTGAAPRAPTPSLEGLGDLVDKARAAGVDVQVDRDGVGDDVPRPVGLAAYRIVQESLTNVAKHSSDPRAVVRLHLDDGGLVVEVLDEGLAKPTPHNGTVGGHGIVGMRERVAQLGGSLDVGPRAGRGFAVRAWLPLEEDT from the coding sequence GTGCTCACCTGGGTCCAGGACCGTCGGCACCTCCTCCAGGAGGCGCTGCTCCTCGCCGTCGTCGGTTTCGTCACCGTCGTCGGCACCTACTTCGCGTCCCAGAACCAGCCGGACCGCAACTACGGCGTCGCCGGAGCGTTGCTGCTGGGCGCCGGGGTGGTGTCGCTGGCGTTCCGCAACCGCTTCCCGGCCGCGACGCTCGCCGCGGCGGTGACGTTCACCCTCACCTACTGGTCGCTGGGCTACGCCCGCGGGCCCGTCTTCCTGCCGATGATCGTCGCCCTGGTCACCGTGGTCTTCAAGGGGCGCCGCGTCGCCGCGATCACGGCGCTGGTGGTCGGCTTCGTTGGGTTCCCCTGGTTGCCCTACCTGCTCGACGACGGCGACCGGCCCGCCGTCGTCCACATGGTGGCGCTGGCGGCATGGCTGGTGGCGCTGATCTCCATCACCGAGACGGTGCGCTACCGGCGCGACCGGGCCGAGGCGGCGGCGCTGTCGCAGACCGAGGCGCTGCGGCGCCGCGAGACCGAGGAGCGCCTGCGCATCGCCCGCGAGCTCCACGACGTCGTCGCCCACAACATGTCGCTCATCAGCCTCCAGGCGGGCGTGGCGCTGCACCTGATGGACCAGCAGCCGGAGCAGGCCCGCACGTCGCTGACCACCATCAAGCAGGCCAGCAAGGACGCCCTGGTGGAGCTGCGGTCGATCCTGGGCGTGCTGCGCCAGATCGACGAGGCGGGCGACGACGGGACCGGCGCCGCGCCCCGTGCACCCACCCCCAGCCTGGAGGGTCTGGGCGACCTGGTGGACAAGGCCCGGGCCGCCGGCGTCGACGTGCAGGTGGATCGGGACGGCGTCGGCGACGACGTGCCCCGTCCCGTCGGCCTGGCCGCCTACCGCATCGTCCAGGAGTCGCTGACCAACGTGGCCAAGCACTCGTCCGACCCGCGCGCCGTGGTGCGGCTCCACCTCGACGACGGCGGCCTGGTGGTCGAGGTCCTCGACGAGGGACTCGCCAAGCCGACCCCCCACAACGGCACCGTCGGCGGCCACGGCATCGTCGGCATGCGCGAGCGGGTGGCGCAGCTCGGCGGCAGCCTCGACGTGGGTCCGCGCGCCGGCCGGGGCTTCGCCGTGCGAGCCTGGCTGCCGCTCGAGGAGGACACATGA